In Buchnera aphidicola (Chaetogeoica yunlongensis), the genomic stretch AAACAAACACACTAAGAACGCTTCATCATATCAAAAAATTCATTATTTGTTTTTGTCATCGATAACTTATTAATTAAAAATTCCATTGCATCTATTTCTCCCATAGGATGAATAATCTTACGTAAAATCCACATTTTTTGCAATTCATCAGGTGTAGTTAACAATTCTTCTTTTCTAGTTCCAGATCTATTATAATCAATAGCAGGAAAAACTCTTTTTTCTGCTATTTTTCGAGATAAGGGTAATTCCATATTTCCAGTTCCCTTAAACTCTTCATATATCACTTCGTCCATCTTAGATCCAGTATCAATTAATGCAGTAGCAATAATAGTCAAACTACCCCCTTCTTCTACATTTCGTGCAGCTCCAAAAAAACGCTTAGGTCTATGTAAAGCATTAGCATCAACACCTCCTGTTAATACTTTTCCTGATGCTGGAACAACAATATTATATGCCCTTGCCAATCTAGTAATAGAGTCTAATAGTACAATAACATCTTTTTTATGTTCGACTAATCGCTTAGCTTTTTCAATAACCATTTCCGATACTTGAACATGTCTAGATGCAGGTTCATCAAATGTAGATGCTATGACTTCTCCCTTGACTAATCTACGCATTTCAGTGACTTCTTCTGGTCTTTCATCAATTAATAATACAATTAATACACAATCAAAATGATTATAAGCTATACTCTGTGCTATATTTTGTAACAACATAGTTTTACCTGCTTTAGGAGGAGCGACAATTAAACCACGTTGTCCCAATCCAATAGGAGATGCTAAATCTAATACACGAGCCGTTAGATCTTCTGTTGATCCATTTCCTCTTTCCATTCTCAATCGAGAATTTGCATGTAAAGGTGTTAAATTTTCAAATAGAATTTTACTTCTAGCATTTTCAGGTTTATCATAATTAACTTTATTGACTTTTAGTAAAGCAAAATATCTTTCTCCTTCTTTAGGAGGGCGTATTTTTCCAGAAATAGTATCTCCTGTACGTAAATTAAATCTCCTAATTTGACTTGGAGATACATATATATCATCAGGTCCAGCCAAATAAGAACTATCAGAAGAACGAAGAAAACCAAATCCATCTTGAAGTATCTCTAAAACTCCATCTCCGAAAATATCTTCTCCACTCTTAGCATGTTGTTTTAGTATAGAAAAAATAATATCTTGTTTTCTCATTCGAGCTAAATTTTCTAATCCTGCATTATCTCCAAGAAAAATTAGTTCAGATATAGGTATATTTTTTAATGCCGTAAGATTCATAATAATGCTTTTCTTAATAAATTTAAAATAATTTTTAAAATAATTTGTACAAAAATAAAAAATATAATCATTTAATAATTTTTACTTATACGATATTGTTTTAAAAAAAATTTTAAAAATAACTAACCTTGATTCAAATTTTAAAAAATTTCAAAGCATTTAATACTACCATAACGGTAGTATTAAATCTAGAATTTAAATCATATTTTAAAATTAAATTGATTTTAAAAAATAATAATTTATTCTAAATTAGTTTTTAAAAAATCATTGAGTTGATGTTTAGAAATAGAACCTATTTTTGTATCCATTAACTTACTATTTTTAAATAATAATAATGCCGGAATACCTCTAATAGCATATTTAAGTACAATTTTAGGATTTAAGTCAACGTTAATTTTAGCTATAATTAATTTATCTTTATATTCTCGGGCAACCTCTTCCAATATAGGTGCTAAAATTTTACATGGAGTACACCAATCTGCCCAAAAATCTAACAATATCATTTTTTTAGATTCTAATATATATTGTTTAAAAGTACTATCACTTAACTCTATAATATAATTATCCATTATTTCCTCTAAAAACAAATAATTATTTTTTAAAAAATATTAAATATAAAATATCATGACTTAATAAATTAAGACAATAACTTCTATAATAGATATATATAAAACACATCTCAATAATAAAAAATATGAATTATTAATTCTACGAATTAAAGCAAATCTGATTAAAATTACTATACATGGCTATTCTATTTAACTGAAAATTTTATTGTATCCCCAAGATAAATCATCATTCGGTAACTCTAATAAAAATCTACTAGGTTTAGTATCTATTAAAACACCATATTGAAAACGCTGTATAGAATAACTAAAAAACAACTCTTTTTTTGCTCTAGTAATTCCAACATACATTAATCTTCGTTCTTCATCTACATGTTTTTTAATAATGCTACGATAATGAGGTAAAATTCCTTCTTCTACTCCTACAATAAAAACATATAAAAACTCTAATCCTTTTGATGCATGTAAAGTCATTAATTGAAGACAATTAGAATTATGTTTTTCATCATTATTTAATGAAATTTGTACAACAAAGTCTGAAATTATTTCAAATAAAATATTTATAATAGATTTATCTAAAACAATTTTTTTTTGTACTTCACAAATAATCCAATTTAAAAAAATTAAAACATTGTTAATACTTTGATTGCGTAAATTTAAATTATCATATCTTTTAGTTAACCATTCCAAATATCGTGTTTTAACTAAAAATTCCTGTAATGTCCTAAAAGGATCTGATTGAAGTTGTAATGAAATATTTTTTATTAAAAAAACAAATTCCTGCAATCTCTTAAAAATACGTTTCGACACAATAGATTCTAAATCTATACTAGAACTAACAATAAATAAACTTTTTTGTTTAAATTTAGCAAATTTTTTTAATTTATTTACAGTAATTAATCCAATTCCTCTTAATGGTTTATTAATTATTCTTAAAAATGCAATATCATCATTTGGATTAATAATCAAACGTAAATATGACACTAAATCTTTAATTTCAGATAAAGAAAAAAACGATTTATTCTCTAAAATCTGATATGGAATTTTAAACTGAATTAAAAATTTCTCAAAAATTTTAACTTGATAATTACTTCTATATAAAATAGCGTAATCTTTATATTGAGTGTTATTAGTTAATTTATGTAACATTATTCTTGCTAATACTTTTTTAGCTTCATCACTCTCATTCTTAGCTGATATTATTTCTATAACTGGTCCATAATTAAAATTTGAAAACAACTCTTTTTCAAAAAAAATTAAATTATTTTGTATTAGTTTATTCGCTATTTTTAAAATTCTTCCAGAAGAACGATAATTACGTTTCATGGTTATAATTCTTAAACAATCATAATCTTTTTTTAATAATAAAAAATTATTAATGTTAGCACCTCTCCAAGAATAAATAGCTTGATTATCATCACCTACAAAAGTAAAATTAGATTTTTTATTACTCAATAATTTTATTAATTCATACTGAATGAAATTAGTATCTTGATATTCATCTACTAATAAATATTTAATCTTAGTATTCCAACGATTTCTAGACTCTGGATAATTTTTTAATAAAAGAGTTGGTAAAAAAATTAAATCATCAAAATCTAATATATTAAATTTCTTCAAATAAGAATCATATAATTTATAATAATTAGCAAATTCAATATCCTGACACGAATAATAAAAATTCTTTACTTCATGTGGTCTTAATAATCTATTTTTCCAATTAGAAATAACATTTTGTACTTTTTTTAAAAAAATATTATCTTTCTTAGAAATAATTTCTTGTAATACTTTTATTTGATTATATTTATCAAAAATAGAAAAATTAGGTTTTAATTTTAATAATTTCAATTCAGATTTTATAATTTTCAAACCTAATGCATGAAATGTAGAAATATTTGTTTCATAAATACATTTTAAAGATAATGGTAATAAATTTAATACCCTTTTCTGCATTTCATAAGCAGCTTTATTTGTAAATGTAATAGCTAAAATTTCTTTAGGATCATAATTACATACTTTAATTAAATGAATTATCTTATTAACAATAACTTTCGTTTTTCCTGATCCAGCACCAGCCAAAACCAAACAAGGACCAGAAATATAATTTATTGCTTCTATCTGAGATTCATTTAATGACATAAAAATTTCAGTCCTAGTTAAAACAATAAAAATTTATATAAAAAACATCTTTTATATATATTTATAAACAATTGCAACGTGTAATTATTTCACAATGTTAATTGATTTCATATTAGTCATATAACTTCTTAATTGTTTACCAACAATTTCTATTGGATGATTTCTAATTTTAGTATTTAAAGAATTTAAATATGTATTATCAATTTTGTTATCAGATAATTTATTACCTAAATCACCATATTGTAATGTATTCATAAAATTTGTTAATAAAAAAACTGCTGAATTATAAAATAAATAACTACCATATTCTGCTGTATCAGAAATAACTAAATTCATTTCATAAAGTCTTTTTCTAGCAATAGTATTTGCAATTAAAGGTAATTCATGAAGAGATTCATAATATGCTGATTCCTGTGTAATACCTGTTTCTACCATAACTTCAAAAGCTAATTCTACTCCAGCTTTAATTATTGCAACCATAAATAATCCATTTTCAAAATATTCATGTTCTAATATTGAAATATTTTTTTCAAAATCATATTTTTCAAAAGCAGTTTCTTGAATATCTTTTCTCCAAGCAATTAATTGTTTATCACCATCATTCCAATCTAACATCATATTTCTAGAAAAAACTCCTGAAATTATATCATCCATATGCTTACGAAATAGTGGAAAAAAAAGTGTTTTTAAATTATCTGACAATACACAAGCTCTGATTTTAGCTGTATTAGATAACCTATCTAACATCAGTGAAATACCACCTTGTTTTAAAGCTTCTGTAATTACTTCCCATCCAAATTGAACAAGTTGTCCTGAATAGTTACAATCATGCCCTTGAATAAGTAGTTTATTATAACATAATATTGAAGCAGTCTGAATCAATCCACACAATATAGTTTGCTCACCCATTAAATCTGATTTTACTTCTGCAGAGAAAGAAGAATATAAAACTCCAGCTCGATGCCCACCTATAGCAGTAACCCATTCTTTTGCAGCTTGTAAACCTATATTATTAGGATCATTTTTAGAATGAACAGAAATTAATGTTGGTACACCAAAATTTCGTTTGTATTCTTCTCTAACTTCTGTTCCAGGACATTTAGGAGCAACCATAATAACCGTAATATCTTTTCGTACTCTTTGACCTACTTCTATAATATTAAATCCATGAGAAAATCCAAGAATAGAATTTTTTTTCATTAAATTCTGCAAATAATCTACTATTTTTTGATGTTGTTTATCTGGGGCTAAATTAATTACCAAATCAGCATAAGGTATAAGATCTTTATATGCACCTACAACAAAACCATTATCGACTGCGTTTTGCCAAGAAAAGTTTTTATTTTTAATAGACTCGTTACGTAATACATAAGATACATCAAGACCAGAATCTCTCATATTTAAACCCTGATTTAACCCTTGAGATCCACATCCAATAATTACAATTTTTTTTCCTTTTAAAATTTTAAAATTCTCAGAAAAATTACTTTTACTTATTAATTTACATGTCTGTAATTGAATTAATTTTTCACGAAAAGATAAAGAATTAAAATAGTTACCCATAATAAATATTTCCCAATGTCAAAAAAATACTATATTTTTTATTTATACTTAATTATATTTTTCTAACTGCACCTTTGTCAGCACTAGTAGCAAATTTAGCATATGCCTTTAACGAAGAAGTAATAAATCGTTTTCTATATAACGGTGTATAAGCATTCACACCTCTACTTTTTTGTTCATCTATTCTCAAATACAACTCTTCTTCAGTAATATCTAAATTAAGAAAACGATTAGGAATATCAATATTAATCATATCACCAGACTTAATCAAAGCAATAGCACCTTGATTAGCTGCTTCAGGAGAAATGTGTCCTATTGATAAACCAGAAGTTCCTCCAGAAAAACGTCCATCTGTTATTAAAGCACAATATTTATCTAATCCCATGGATTTTAAATAAGATGTCGGATATAACATTTCCTGCATACCTGGTCCTCCTTTCGGACCTTCGTATCGAATAACAATAACAGTACCTTTACGAACTTTTTTATTTAAAATTCCAAATACTGCTTCTTCTTGACTTTCATAAACTAATGCTTGACCACAAAATACTAAATTGTTAGCACCCACACCAGCAGTTTTTACAATACAACCATCTTGAGCAATATTTCCATATAAAACAGCTAAACCTCCATCTAAACTAAAAGCATACTTTTTAGCACGAATACAACCCTTTCTACGATCTATATCTAAAGAATCCCATCTATTTGATTGAGAAAAAGGTTCAATAGTCCTCTTCCCAGAAGGAGCTGCATAAAAAAATTTAGTATGTTTAATATTATTAGAATTAGTAATACAATATTTCAGTAACATTTCTTCTAAAGTTAATCCCAAAATATTAAATGTATTTCTATATAATAAATCAATTTTATTCAATTCTTCTAATATGCTAATAACTCCACCAGCTCGATGAAAATCTTCTATATGATACAAATCACTATTAGGAGCTAATTTACATAAATTTGGAGTTTTACGAGATAATAAATCAACATCTGATAATTTAAAATTAATTTTACCTTCTTGAGCAGCAGCTAATAAATGTAAAACGGTATTTGTAGAACCTCCCATAGCAATATCTAATGTCATAGCATTGCAAAATGATTTTCTATTAGCTATATTACGAGGTAAAAACCTTTGATTATTATTTTCATAATACTCCTTTGTAATTTTAACTATAATTTTTCCAGCTTGTAAAAATAATTTTTTTCTATCTACATGTGTAGCTAAAATAGTACCATTACCCGGTAACGATAAACCTAAAGCTTCCATTAAACAATTCATAGAATTAGCAGTATACATACCAGAACATGAACCACAAGTCGGACATGCTGACTTTTCAATTTTATTTATCATTTCTTTAGAAAAGCTGGAATTTGCACTATATGTAATAGCATCTACTAAATCTAATTTTATTTCTGTATCTGCTATAGTAATTCTACCTGATTCCATAGGACCACCAGATACAAAAACACAAGGAATATTTAAGCGCAAAGCAGCCATCAACATTCCAGGTGTAATTTTATCACAATTAGAAATACATACCATAGCATCTACACAATGAGCATTAATCATATATTCTACTGAATCAGCAATCAATTCACGAGAAGGTAATGAATACAACATTCCTGAATGTCCCATCGCAATTCCATCGTCTATAGCTATAGTATTAAATTCTTTTGAAACACCCCCGTGTAACTTAATTTGTTGAGATACTAAACTACCTAATTTTCTTAAATGAATATGTCCAGGAACAAATTCAGTAAAAGAATTTACTACAGCTATAATGGGTTTCTTAAAATCATCATCAGACATACCTGTTGCTCGCCATAAAGCTCTTGCTCCAGCCATATTTCGACCTTGAGTAGTCACAGAAGAACGATATCTCGGCATGTTTTATATATTCCTATAAAAATAAATTCTTATTCAATCAAGTAAAATTTTTAAATATAAAATAATTAAATATTTTTATATTTTTTCAAAAAAATATAAGTTAATATTAAATTATAATAAAATTAATCAACATAAATACAAAAAATAAAAATGTATATAAATACACTTTTATATATGAAATTTATTGAATTAAGTAAAAAAACTTCTAATTAAAAATAATTTTTTCGAATTATATTATATTTTAAATATATTCAAGAAGAGTTAATAATAAATCTTTATTATTTTCAGGGACGAAGGGATTTGAACCCCCAACTTTCGGTTTTGGAGACCGATACTCTACCAATTGAGTTACGTCCCTAAACTTTTATTAGAAAATAAACTAATTATTTTCCTATAATAAAATTAACCATACTATCTATACATTGTACTATGAAATAAAATTCAAGTCTATAAACAAATTTTAAAACTATTTTATAAAATTTTTTATAAAAAATAAAATATTTAACTTAAAATTTAAGGACATCACTTAAATGCAATTTCCAATTTATTTAGATTATGCAGCAACTACTCCTGTTGAACCAGAAGTTGTAAAAAAAATGATAAAATATTTAACAAAAGAAGGAGAATTTGGAAATTCAGCATCTCGTTCTCATCAATTTGGTTGGAAAGCTGAAGAAGCCATTGATATAGCAAGAAATCAAATTGCTAATTTAATTCATGTTGATTCTCGAGAAATAATTTTTACTTCAGGTGCAACTGAATCAAATAATTTAGCTATTAAAGGTATTGCAGAATTTTATCAACAAAAAGGAAAACATATCATTACATGTAAAACTGAACATAAAGCAGTTTTAGATACTTGTAGATATCTTGAAAATAAAGGTTTTAAAATTACATATTTAACTCCTCTAAAAAATGGTTTAATTGATTTAAACAAATTAAAAAAAAATATTAATAAAAATACTATTTTAGTATCTATAATGCATGTAAATAATGAAACAGGAATAATACAAAATATTTATGAAATTTCTAAAATATGCAAGTTAAAAAAAATATTTTTTCATGTAGATGCTGCACAAAGTATAGGAAAGTTAAATTTAAACTTAAAAGAACTAAAAATAGATTTAATGTCGTTATCTTCACATAAAGTATATGGGCCAAAAGGAATCGGTGGACTATATGTTCGAAGACAACCTAGAGTTCGTCTATCAGCACAAATTCATGGTGGTGGTCATGAAAGAGGAATGCGATCAGGCACATTGCCTGTACATCAAATTGTAGGTATGGGAATAGCATTTGATATTGCCAAAAAAAAAATAAATGAAGACTATAATCGTATAAAAAAACTCCGAAATTATTTATGGGACGGTATTAAAAACATTGAAGAAGTATATTTAAATAGTAATATAGAGAATAGTGTTCCTCATATTTTAAATGTTAGTTTTAATTATGTAGAAGGTGAATCTTTAATTATGGCATTAAAAAATCTAGCAGTATCATCGGGTTCAGCTTGTACATCAGCTAGTTTAGAACCCTCTTATGTACTACGTGCACTAGGACTAAAAGATGAATTAGCACATAGTTCTATTCGTTTTTCCTTAGGAAGATTCACCACTCAAAAAGAAATTGATTATACTATTAAAGCAGTTCATAAATCTATAACACACTTAAGAAATTTATCACCACTTTGGGAAATGTACAAATCTGGAATTGATTTAAATAATATTAAATGGACTCATAACTAATTCAATATGAGAAAAAAATATGACATACAGTAAAAAAGTCATGGATCACTATGAAAATCCTCGAAACGTAGGATCTTTTAAAAATGAAGATACAAACATTGGCAGTGGAATAGTAGGTGCTCCAGCATGCGGAGATGTTATGAAACTACAAATTAAAGTTAACGAAAATGGAATTATACAAGATGCATGTTTTAAAACATATGGTTGTGGTTCAGCAATTGCCTCTAGTTCTTTAGCAACTGAATGGATTAAAGGAAAGTCTTTAAAAGAAGCAGAAAATATAAAAAATACTAATATTGCACAAGAACTTGATTTACCTCCAGTAAAAATACATTGTTCAATTCTAGCAGAAGACGCTATTAAAGCTGCTATTACCGATTATAAAAGTAAAAATAAATAAAATTTATAATTTCTAAAAAAAAATGTATTTTGTAAAACATTTTTAATGTATGTTAAAGTGCATAAATTTTGTACTTTAACATAATTAAAAAAAAATATATTATTATTTTAGATGGAAATTGAATATATTTTTTATTTAATATAAACAAAATAATAGTTAATATCTATTAATTTTTTTTAAATTATAATAATTATACTATTACATTACAAATTTAATTTTATTAAATAATATATTAAACATTATGAATTATTTTAAATTATTTAAAATTCCTCAAAAAATAGAATTAGATATTAATAATCTTACAATTAAATATTATAAATTACAAAAAAAATTTCATCCAGATACATATGAACGAAAAAAACACAAAAAAACTGACAACAAATTATATCTAAAAAATTCTATTTTACTTAATAAAGGATATTGTATTTTAAAAAACATATTAACAAGAGCGGAACATTTATTATTTCTTAACAATATAAAAAAAAATATTAATAAAGAAAGTTTTTTAGACTCAAATTTTTTAAAAATACAATTAAAATTATTTGAAGAAATAAAACAAAATAAAGATAAAAAAGATAAAATATTAATCCAAATTAAAAAAGATAAAAAAATATACATCGAACAACTAAAAATGCTATGTAATAAAAAAAAATGGATACTAGCTCATAATATATTATGTAAATTATTTTTTATTAATAAACTTATTAATAATATAAAAGAAATAAATGATTAAGAAAACTTTGGAAAATTGTTATGATAACGTTAAATAAAATTAATAAAAAAAATAATACATTTAAAAAAATTTCAGAGTTATCTATTGGAATTGATTTTGGCACTACATATTCTCTAGTATCTACTGTAATTAAAAATAATGTTTACATTATTACAGATAAATATAATCGAGCATTATTACCATCAATAGTTAATTATTCAATTCCTAACAAAACTCTTGTAGGTTGGCAAGCGGAAAATATGGTTATTAATGATCCTATTAATACAATTATTTCTGTAAAACGTTTAATTGGATATTCTTATACGGAAATAAAAAAATTATATCCTAATTTGCCCTATCATTTAAAAAATAATACGAATAATACACTATCTTTTATTACAAATAACGGAAAAAAAAATATAGTAGAAGTATGTAGTCAAATTTTCATGACGTTAAGAAATAGGGTAATATCAACTTTTAATCAAGAATTTAAAAATACAGTAATTACTGTTCCAGCACATTTTGATGAAAAACAACGACAAGAGATAAAAAAATCAGCTGAATTATGTAAATTAAACGTCATAAGATTAATTAATGAACCAACAGCAGCTGCTATTTCATATGGATTGTATTCTAAAAAAAATAAAACTATTGCTGTGTATGACCTAGGAGGAGGAACTTTTGATATCTCTATTTTAAAACTACATGAAGGAATTTTTGAAGTATTAGCTACTTCTGGAAATATTCATTTAGGTGGAGATGATTTTGATCAATTATTAATTGATTATATATTAAAAAAAACAAATTTATTAAATACTGAAATAAATAACTTTACACAAAGAAAATTATTACATCTTGCTAAATCGATAAAAATAAAATTAACTTCTATAGATTGTATAAAATTCCAACTAAATGATCAAAAATTTTATAAAATTACTAGATTAGAATTTAATTCTATAATTGAACCATTAATTCTAAAAACATTAAGAATATGTCAAAAAGTATTACACGATGCCAATATTGATTTAAAAAATATAGAAGAAATTATCTTAGTAGGAGGTTCTACATATATTCCAATCTTACGAAAAAAAATTGCTGATTTTTTTCAGAAAGAACCATTAAGTTCTATTAATCCTGATCAAGTTGTTGTTGCAGGAGCTGCAATTCAAGCTAATATGTTAACTTGTAATAACAACAAAAACAATTTTATATTATTAGACGTAGTATCATTATCTTTAGGTATTGAAGTAATTGGAGAAACAGTAGAAAAAATTATCCTAAAGAACACTAAATTACCCACTTCTAAAACCAAAATTTTTACCACATTCAAAGATGGACAAAAAACAATATTAATACATGTCGTGCAAGGTGAAAAAGAACTAGTAAAAGATTGTCGATCTTTATCTCGTTTTGTTTTAAAAAATATTCCATCAAAACCAGCTGGAAAAATAATAATCGTAGTTAATTTTCAAATCGATGTAAATGGATTATTATCGGTTATGGCAAAAATTAAATCTACGAAAATTAAACAAAAAATCACTGTAAACTTTTTAAAAAAAAGTTAAAAAATAAAAATCATTTCAATTCTTTATTATACTTTTTTAAATACAGAAATATTAAAAATATAAAAATATATTTTCATTAAAATATTAAATAAGAAAAACTATGCCAAAACTTATAATTTTACCTCATGAAATTCTTTTACCAAAGGGCGGTATATTCCATGCCACAGAAGGAGAAACAATTTTAAACATAGCTTTAAATAATAATGTTAATATTGAACATGCTTGTGAAAAATCATGTGTTTGTACAACTTGTCATTGTTATGTTCATCAAGGATTATCTTCACTATCTATATGTCATGAAAAAGAAGAAGATATATTAGATCGTGCATGGAATTTAAAAGAAAATAGTAGATTAAGTTGTCAGGCTAAAATTGGAAATAAAGATGTAAAAATTGAGATTCCTAAATACACTATAAATCAATAATTCATTAAT encodes the following:
- a CDS encoding UvrD-helicase domain-containing protein codes for the protein MSLNESQIEAINYISGPCLVLAGAGSGKTKVIVNKIIHLIKVCNYDPKEILAITFTNKAAYEMQKRVLNLLPLSLKCIYETNISTFHALGLKIIKSELKLLKLKPNFSIFDKYNQIKVLQEIISKKDNIFLKKVQNVISNWKNRLLRPHEVKNFYYSCQDIEFANYYKLYDSYLKKFNILDFDDLIFLPTLLLKNYPESRNRWNTKIKYLLVDEYQDTNFIQYELIKLLSNKKSNFTFVGDDNQAIYSWRGANINNFLLLKKDYDCLRIITMKRNYRSSGRILKIANKLIQNNLIFFEKELFSNFNYGPVIEIISAKNESDEAKKVLARIMLHKLTNNTQYKDYAILYRSNYQVKIFEKFLIQFKIPYQILENKSFFSLSEIKDLVSYLRLIINPNDDIAFLRIINKPLRGIGLITVNKLKKFAKFKQKSLFIVSSSIDLESIVSKRIFKRLQEFVFLIKNISLQLQSDPFRTLQEFLVKTRYLEWLTKRYDNLNLRNQSINNVLIFLNWIICEVQKKIVLDKSIINILFEIISDFVVQISLNNDEKHNSNCLQLMTLHASKGLEFLYVFIVGVEEGILPHYRSIIKKHVDEERRLMYVGITRAKKELFFSYSIQRFQYGVLIDTKPSRFLLELPNDDLSWGYNKIFS
- the ilvD gene encoding dihydroxy-acid dehydratase, with protein sequence MPRYRSSVTTQGRNMAGARALWRATGMSDDDFKKPIIAVVNSFTEFVPGHIHLRKLGSLVSQQIKLHGGVSKEFNTIAIDDGIAMGHSGMLYSLPSRELIADSVEYMINAHCVDAMVCISNCDKITPGMLMAALRLNIPCVFVSGGPMESGRITIADTEIKLDLVDAITYSANSSFSKEMINKIEKSACPTCGSCSGMYTANSMNCLMEALGLSLPGNGTILATHVDRKKLFLQAGKIIVKITKEYYENNNQRFLPRNIANRKSFCNAMTLDIAMGGSTNTVLHLLAAAQEGKINFKLSDVDLLSRKTPNLCKLAPNSDLYHIEDFHRAGGVISILEELNKIDLLYRNTFNILGLTLEEMLLKYCITNSNNIKHTKFFYAAPSGKRTIEPFSQSNRWDSLDIDRRKGCIRAKKYAFSLDGGLAVLYGNIAQDGCIVKTAGVGANNLVFCGQALVYESQEEAVFGILNKKVRKGTVIVIRYEGPKGGPGMQEMLYPTSYLKSMGLDKYCALITDGRFSGGTSGLSIGHISPEAANQGAIALIKSGDMINIDIPNRFLNLDITEEELYLRIDEQKSRGVNAYTPLYRKRFITSSLKAYAKFATSADKGAVRKI
- the hscB gene encoding Fe-S protein assembly co-chaperone HscB, coding for MNYFKLFKIPQKIELDINNLTIKYYKLQKKFHPDTYERKKHKKTDNKLYLKNSILLNKGYCILKNILTRAEHLLFLNNIKKNINKESFLDSNFLKIQLKLFEEIKQNKDKKDKILIQIKKDKKIYIEQLKMLCNKKKWILAHNILCKLFFINKLINNIKEIND
- the ilvC gene encoding ketol-acid reductoisomerase, encoding MGNYFNSLSFREKLIQLQTCKLISKSNFSENFKILKGKKIVIIGCGSQGLNQGLNMRDSGLDVSYVLRNESIKNKNFSWQNAVDNGFVVGAYKDLIPYADLVINLAPDKQHQKIVDYLQNLMKKNSILGFSHGFNIIEVGQRVRKDITVIMVAPKCPGTEVREEYKRNFGVPTLISVHSKNDPNNIGLQAAKEWVTAIGGHRAGVLYSSFSAEVKSDLMGEQTILCGLIQTASILCYNKLLIQGHDCNYSGQLVQFGWEVITEALKQGGISLMLDRLSNTAKIRACVLSDNLKTLFFPLFRKHMDDIISGVFSRNMMLDWNDGDKQLIAWRKDIQETAFEKYDFEKNISILEHEYFENGLFMVAIIKAGVELAFEVMVETGITQESAYYESLHELPLIANTIARKRLYEMNLVISDTAEYGSYLFYNSAVFLLTNFMNTLQYGDLGNKLSDNKIDNTYLNSLNTKIRNHPIEIVGKQLRSYMTNMKSINIVK
- a CDS encoding IscS subfamily cysteine desulfurase; protein product: MQFPIYLDYAATTPVEPEVVKKMIKYLTKEGEFGNSASRSHQFGWKAEEAIDIARNQIANLIHVDSREIIFTSGATESNNLAIKGIAEFYQQKGKHIITCKTEHKAVLDTCRYLENKGFKITYLTPLKNGLIDLNKLKKNINKNTILVSIMHVNNETGIIQNIYEISKICKLKKIFFHVDAAQSIGKLNLNLKELKIDLMSLSSHKVYGPKGIGGLYVRRQPRVRLSAQIHGGGHERGMRSGTLPVHQIVGMGIAFDIAKKKINEDYNRIKKLRNYLWDGIKNIEEVYLNSNIENSVPHILNVSFNYVEGESLIMALKNLAVSSGSACTSASLEPSYVLRALGLKDELAHSSIRFSLGRFTTQKEIDYTIKAVHKSITHLRNLSPLWEMYKSGIDLNNIKWTHN
- the rho gene encoding transcription termination factor Rho; this encodes MNLTALKNIPISELIFLGDNAGLENLARMRKQDIIFSILKQHAKSGEDIFGDGVLEILQDGFGFLRSSDSSYLAGPDDIYVSPSQIRRFNLRTGDTISGKIRPPKEGERYFALLKVNKVNYDKPENARSKILFENLTPLHANSRLRMERGNGSTEDLTARVLDLASPIGLGQRGLIVAPPKAGKTMLLQNIAQSIAYNHFDCVLIVLLIDERPEEVTEMRRLVKGEVIASTFDEPASRHVQVSEMVIEKAKRLVEHKKDVIVLLDSITRLARAYNIVVPASGKVLTGGVDANALHRPKRFFGAARNVEEGGSLTIIATALIDTGSKMDEVIYEEFKGTGNMELPLSRKIAEKRVFPAIDYNRSGTRKEELLTTPDELQKMWILRKIIHPMGEIDAMEFLINKLSMTKTNNEFFDMMKRS
- the trxA gene encoding thioredoxin yields the protein MDNYIIELSDSTFKQYILESKKMILLDFWADWCTPCKILAPILEEVAREYKDKLIIAKINVDLNPKIVLKYAIRGIPALLLFKNSKLMDTKIGSISKHQLNDFLKTNLE
- the iscU gene encoding Fe-S cluster assembly scaffold IscU; translation: MTYSKKVMDHYENPRNVGSFKNEDTNIGSGIVGAPACGDVMKLQIKVNENGIIQDACFKTYGCGSAIASSSLATEWIKGKSLKEAENIKNTNIAQELDLPPVKIHCSILAEDAIKAAITDYKSKNK